A region from the Malus domestica chromosome 07, GDT2T_hap1 genome encodes:
- the LOC103431674 gene encoding pleckstrin homology domain-containing protein 1-like — protein MASLWRAAMGQTEQTNDGVEFWSNPERTGWLTKQGEYIKTWRRRWFVLKQGKLFWFKDSAVTRGSTPRGVIPVASCLTVKGAEDVLNKQYAFELSTRSETMYFIADSEKEKEDWINSIGRSIVQHSRSVTDSEVVDYDSKK, from the coding sequence ATGGCGAGCCTATGGCGGGCCGCGATGGGCCAGACGGAGCAGACCAACGACGGCGTCGAGTTCTGGTCGAACCCCGAGCGCACCGGCTGGTTGACCAAACAAGGCGAGTATATAAAGACGTGGCGTCGCCGGTGGTTCGTGCTCAAGCAAGGCAAGCTCTTCTGGTTCAAGGACTCCGCCGTGACCCGTGGCTCCACGCCACGTGGAGTGATCCCGGTGGCGTCGTGCCTCACAGTGAAGGGAGCCGAGGACGTCCTCAACAAGCAGTACGCGTTCGAGCTGTCTACGCGCTCCGAGACGATGTACTTCATCGCCGACtcggagaaggagaaggaggactGGATCAACTCGATCGGACGGTCCATAGTGCAGCACTCGAGGTCGGTCACCGACTCCGAGGTTGTCGATTACGATAGCAAAAAGTGA
- the LOC103431675 gene encoding anthranilate synthase alpha subunit 1, chloroplastic-like codes for MPALCFSQRLVQPSQRLSRVPVIGISSRNSSSLACVPRTICCALSNQSLVTESSKFVEASKNGNLVPLYKCIFSDQLTPVLAYRCLVKEDDREAPSFLFESVEQNSQGRFSVVGSQPTMEIVAKENKVTIMDHEEGRMTEEFVEDPMVIPRRISEGWSPQLIDELPDAFCGGWVGYFSYDTVRYVEKRRLPFSKAPKDDRNLPDMHLGLYDDVIVFDHVDKRVYVVHWVRLERYSSVEQAYTDGVKRLKDLVARVHGLDLPRLPPGSMNLSTRQFGPPLKNSSMTSEGYKDKITHAKEHILAGDIFQIVLSQRFERRTFADPFEVYRALRTVNPSPYLTYLQARGCILVASSPEILVTLKKKKIVNRPLAGTVRRGKTIEEDQKLEAQLLDDEKQCAEHIMLVDLGRNDVGKVSKYGSVKVDRLMNVERYSHVMHISSTVTGELHDDLTCWDALRSALPVGTVSGAPKVKAMELIDELEVTRRGPYSGGFGWVSFTGDMDIALALRTMVFTTGSRFDTMYSYKDANRRREWVAHLQAGAGIVADSDPEDENQECQNKAAGLARAIDLAEVAFVKQ; via the exons ATGCCAGCCCTCTGCTTCTCCCAGCGCCTTGTGCAGCCGAGCCAGCGGCTGTCTCGGGTTCCGGTCATCGGCATTTCGAGTAGAAACTCGAGCTCACTTGCATGCGTCCCCAGGACGATATGCTGCGCTCTCTCGAATCAGTCGTTAG TTACTGAATCAAGCAAGTTTGTGGAAGCTTCAAAGAATGGAAATTTGGTTCCTCTTTACAAATGTATTTTCTCTGACCAGCTCACTCCGGTACTTGCATATCGATGCTTGGTTAAGGAGGACGATCGAGAGGCTCCAAGCTTTCTGTTTGAGTCAGTGGAGCAAAACTCGCAG GGGCGTTTCAGCGTTGTTGGTTCTCAACCAACAATGGAAATTGTGGCAAAAGAAAATAAGGTGACGATAATGGATCATGAAGAAGGGCGCATGACTGAGGAGTTTGTCGAGGATCCGATGGTTATTCCTAGAAGAATCTCGGAGGGTTGGAGTCCCCAACTTATCGATGAACTTCCCGATGCATTTTGTG GTGGCTGGGTAGGTTATTTTTCGTATGATACAGTTCGGTATGTGGAAAAAAGAAGACTGCCGTTCTCAAAGGCCCCCAAGGATGACAGGAATCTTCCAGACATGCATTTAGGGCTTTACGACGATGTCATAGTGTTTGATCACGTGGATAAG AGAGTTTATGTGGTTCATTGGGTGAGGCTAGAACGGTACTCCTCAGTTGAGCAAGCTTATACAGATGGAGTAAAACGTTTGAAGGATTTAGTGGCTAGAGTACACGGCCTCGACCT CCCAAGGCTACCTCCAGGATCTATGAATCTGTCTACTCGCCAATTCGGTCCTCCTCTAAAGAATTCTAGCATGACGAGTGAGGGTTACAAGGACAAAATAACGCATGCAAAGGAGCATATACTTGCAGGGGATATTTTCCAGATTGTATTAAGTCAGAGATTTGAACGTCGAACATTTGCCGACCCATTTGAAGTTTATAGAGCCTTGAGGACTGTAAATCCCAGCCCATATTTGACTTACTTGCAG GCTCGAGGGTGCATCTTGGTTGCTTCAAGTCCAGAAATTCTTGTGACTCTAAAGAAG AAAAAGATTGTGAATCGGCCATTAGCTGGAACTGTTAGAAGAGGGAAGACTATCGAAGAAGATCAAAAGTTAGAAGCGCAGCTACTTGATGATGAAAAGCAATGTGCAGAACACATCATGCTGGTTGATCTGGGACGAAACGATGTCGGAAAG GTCTCCAAATACGGTTCTGTGAAGGTGGATAGATTGATGAATGTTGAACGGTATTCCCATGTAATGCACATAAGCTCCACG GTTACGGGAGAGCTGCACGATGATCTCACTTGCTGGGATGCCCTGCGATCTGCATTGCCCGTCGGAACTGTTAGTGGAGCACCGAAG GTGAAGGCCATGGAGTTAATTGATGAGCTGGAGGTAACAAGGCGTGGCCCGTATAGCGGTGGCTTTGGATGGGTTTCCTTTACAGGTGATATGGACATTGCGCTAGCTCTGAGGACCATGGTGTTTACAACAGGATCCCGTTTTGACACAATGTACTCTTACAAAGATGCCAACCGGCGAAGGGAATGGGTTGCTCATCTTCAAGCTGGTGCTGGCATAGTGGCTGACAGTGATCCGGAGGATGAAAACCAAGAGTGCCAGAACAAAGCTGCCGGTCTCGCTCGTGCCATCGACTTGGCGGAGGTAGCATTTGTCAAGCAATGA